From Desulfatiglans sp., the proteins below share one genomic window:
- a CDS encoding alpha/beta hydrolase: protein MRLLIRIVIFIMGIQSYVFSDECVILLHGLARSSSSFNRMESALKEKGYFTVNYNYPSRKYGIEKLAKESIDNALVRCPENSKIHFVTHSLGGILVRQYLSTGKIKNLGRVVMLGPPNKGSQVVDKLKKVPGFVWFNGPAVKELGTDSMSIPASLGPSNIYVGIIAGTKSINPILSSMLPDPDDGKVSVDNTKLAGMTDHITLPVAHPFLMKNDEVIREVICFLQNGKFSQKE, encoded by the coding sequence ATGAGATTACTGATCAGAATAGTTATTTTTATTATGGGCATACAATCATATGTTTTCTCAGACGAATGCGTGATCCTTTTACATGGTCTTGCCAGGAGCAGCAGCTCATTTAACAGGATGGAATCGGCTTTAAAAGAAAAGGGATATTTCACTGTTAATTATAATTACCCTTCCAGAAAATACGGTATTGAAAAGCTGGCAAAAGAGTCCATAGATAATGCTCTTGTCCGATGCCCGGAAAACAGCAAGATACACTTTGTAACCCACTCCCTGGGCGGCATTCTTGTCAGGCAATACTTAAGCACCGGGAAAATAAAAAACCTGGGCAGGGTTGTTATGCTTGGACCTCCGAATAAGGGGAGTCAGGTGGTTGACAAGCTTAAAAAGGTTCCGGGATTCGTGTGGTTTAATGGCCCTGCCGTTAAAGAGCTTGGTACAGACAGTATGAGTATCCCGGCGAGTCTTGGGCCGTCAAATATTTATGTAGGGATTATCGCAGGCACGAAAAGCATCAACCCTATATTATCATCAATGCTGCCCGACCCTGATGACGGCAAGGTATCAGTGGATAATACAAAACTCGCTGGTATGACCGATCATATTACATTACCTGTGGCGCATCCTTTCTTAATGAAGAATGATGAGGTGATAAGAGAGGTAATTTGTTTTTTACAAAATGGGAAGTTCAGTCAAAAAGAGTAG
- a CDS encoding ester cyclase, with the protein MTIEDNKKLVQRYIEAANTGNVDNLDQYISPDYVEALDPERKKIGVEGAREHITGVRKTFPDLHLIIEKQIAEGEWVVSCITARATHIGEWLGMKPTGKKVEITTVNVDKVVNGKIVEHGGAANMFEALFGIGAIKIVTE; encoded by the coding sequence ATGACTATTGAAGATAACAAAAAGCTTGTACAGCGATACATTGAGGCGGCGAACACCGGTAATGTGGATAACCTGGATCAATACATCTCACCTGATTATGTTGAAGCCCTTGACCCGGAAAGGAAAAAGATTGGGGTGGAGGGGGCCAGAGAGCATATTACAGGGGTGCGAAAGACATTTCCTGATTTGCATCTGATCATAGAAAAACAGATAGCAGAGGGAGAGTGGGTTGTATCATGCATTACAGCTCGTGCTACACATATCGGAGAATGGCTCGGCATGAAACCGACAGGAAAAAAGGTCGAGATTACTACTGTTAATGTAGACAAGGTCGTTAATGGGAAAATTGTAGAGCATGGCGGCGCTGCAAATATGTTCGAGGCCCTGTTTGGGATAGGCGCTATTAAAATTGTTACTGAGTGA
- a CDS encoding GNAT family N-acetyltransferase, which produces MNIIRIEKAGLKAWPAFEEFDDNGWISRFADGYTKRANSITVLTPGTDSLKSLIQQYEHLYNSKKQPCIFRLLSFNDNTEIERILDARGYTKDDHSLVLSLELKNREFQSLEFDPVTVPEWMKYFCELSGKEIKSHSTHIKIINNIKARHILASLSVENAIISCGLGVLSDGLFGLFDIVTHPQHRNKGYGYKLISGMLQWAFENGASSSYIQVIAENKSAIGLYKRLGYETAYEYHYRIQNYQVPLVIIENHEFKGSL; this is translated from the coding sequence ATGAATATTATCAGGATCGAAAAAGCAGGTTTAAAAGCATGGCCCGCATTTGAAGAGTTTGATGATAATGGCTGGATATCGCGCTTTGCTGACGGGTATACAAAAAGGGCAAACTCTATTACTGTACTGACTCCCGGAACAGATTCGCTGAAAAGCCTGATACAACAATATGAGCACCTCTACAATTCTAAAAAGCAACCGTGCATTTTCAGGTTGCTGTCTTTTAATGATAATACTGAAATAGAGAGAATTCTTGACGCAAGAGGTTACACAAAAGATGATCATTCGCTTGTATTATCTCTGGAACTGAAAAACAGGGAGTTTCAATCCCTTGAATTTGATCCTGTAACAGTTCCCGAATGGATGAAATATTTTTGTGAATTATCCGGCAAAGAAATAAAGTCACATTCTACCCACATAAAAATAATTAATAACATTAAGGCGAGACATATTCTTGCGTCACTATCTGTAGAAAATGCAATTATTTCCTGCGGGCTTGGTGTTTTATCCGATGGTTTATTCGGCCTATTCGATATCGTGACCCATCCGCAACACCGGAATAAAGGGTATGGATATAAGCTGATCAGCGGTATGTTACAATGGGCTTTTGAAAATGGGGCTTCTTCATCTTATATACAGGTAATAGCGGAAAACAAATCAGCGATTGGATTATATAAAAGGCTTGGTTATGAAACTGCTTATGAGTATCATTATAGAATCCAAAATTACCAGGTTCCCTTGGTTATCATAGAAAATCATGAATTTAAAGGCTCTTTGTAA
- a CDS encoding C_GCAxxG_C_C family protein — MNRIINAVDKFNKGYACSQAILTEYCELFDLDEETALKISAGFGGGMRNGKTCGAVTGAYMVLGLKLGDQNCVTADGRKKVYDAVVEFTKSFEQRYGSTDCKELLGCNVATADGIKKAKEENLFYTLCPKYVKSAAEILEGMLNK, encoded by the coding sequence TTGAATAGAATAATAAATGCTGTCGATAAATTTAACAAAGGCTATGCGTGTTCTCAGGCGATCCTCACCGAGTATTGCGAACTGTTTGATCTTGACGAAGAGACCGCCCTGAAGATTTCTGCCGGATTTGGTGGTGGTATGCGTAATGGCAAAACCTGTGGGGCGGTTACAGGTGCATATATGGTTCTCGGTTTAAAATTAGGGGATCAAAACTGCGTAACTGCGGATGGTCGTAAAAAGGTGTATGATGCTGTGGTTGAGTTTACAAAAAGTTTTGAGCAGAGGTATGGCTCAACAGATTGTAAGGAGCTTCTTGGCTGTAATGTCGCGACTGCTGATGGTATTAAAAAAGCAAAAGAAGAAAACCTGTTTTATACACTCTGTCCTAAATATGTAAAAAGCGCAGCAGAGATACTGGAAGGTATGCTGAACAAATAA
- a CDS encoding DUF4919 domain-containing protein, with product MKNYSYKILLVVCFTLLLSGCVSKKEKITVNSTQNTDQAEKYYYDCVKDIKNNYKGGPIDIDFTKFRHGYFQTLQKDLLNKDNFLEKKLGDALSNEDWEAVIKTADKILDQNFTRIRAHTLKSYAYHMLGKESELNSRMASGLIRSILSSGDGKTFETAFHVFRVEEEYDILKTLQLFPSKQALTENNGDMFDYFECENSNGQEFKIYFKITEHFKALQSIVENNSRK from the coding sequence ATGAAAAATTACAGTTATAAAATATTACTTGTTGTTTGTTTCACCTTGTTGCTTTCAGGATGTGTCAGTAAAAAAGAAAAAATTACTGTTAATTCTACACAAAATACAGACCAAGCGGAAAAGTACTATTATGACTGTGTTAAAGACATTAAAAATAACTATAAAGGTGGGCCGATTGATATCGATTTCACAAAGTTCAGACATGGGTATTTTCAAACTCTTCAAAAAGATCTTTTAAATAAAGATAACTTCCTTGAGAAAAAACTGGGGGATGCCCTTTCAAATGAAGACTGGGAGGCTGTGATAAAAACTGCTGATAAAATATTAGATCAAAATTTTACAAGGATAAGGGCTCATACATTAAAATCATATGCATATCATATGCTTGGAAAAGAATCTGAACTGAATTCCCGCATGGCTTCAGGACTGATCAGATCAATATTATCTTCTGGTGATGGAAAAACATTTGAAACTGCTTTTCACGTCTTCAGGGTTGAAGAGGAATATGATATCTTAAAGACTCTTCAATTATTCCCATCGAAGCAGGCACTAACTGAAAACAATGGAGATATGTTTGATTACTTCGAGTGTGAAAATAGTAATGGCCAGGAGTTTAAGATTTATTTCAAGATAACTGAACATTTTAAAGCCTTGCAATCAATAGTTGAGAATAACAGCAGGAAATAA
- a CDS encoding DUF481 domain-containing protein — protein sequence MKVLCKCIVLSMLTVTLLAFNNIMADEVYLNNGDRITGEILNMNGGKLVIKTSYADEIGIKWTEIANLKTDKEITILLSDDTLIHGNPQGIEQGKIKFNTSKISEPVSVSMGDIVSVNPPKEPPLKIKARANLGMTFTSGNTEKDTTHFDGEFSARTEKNRYTAGGQLNRSEDNGIKTESNSLGYLKYDHFLSEKWFAYANSLFEKDKFKDLSLRSALGVGVGHQFFETPETNLSIESGLNYVSDDYIVAPDKSYSSGRWAVNYDRFFYNKAFQFFHFHEGFVSLEDTDDMFIKSRTGIRVPLYERFNLTLQYNIDWEKSPSPGREKTDKALMFTLGYQFGN from the coding sequence ATGAAAGTCTTATGCAAATGTATTGTTTTATCCATGTTGACAGTAACTTTATTAGCTTTTAACAATATAATGGCTGACGAGGTATACCTGAATAATGGTGACCGGATTACAGGAGAGATCTTGAATATGAATGGAGGCAAGCTTGTTATCAAAACCTCATATGCAGATGAAATAGGCATCAAATGGACTGAGATCGCCAATCTGAAAACAGATAAAGAGATAACCATTCTTTTAAGTGACGATACCCTTATTCACGGAAATCCTCAGGGCATTGAACAGGGTAAAATAAAGTTTAATACAAGCAAGATTTCTGAGCCTGTATCTGTTTCAATGGGCGATATTGTCTCTGTAAACCCACCCAAGGAGCCTCCTCTCAAGATAAAGGCCAGGGCAAACCTTGGCATGACATTTACGAGCGGAAACACCGAAAAAGATACAACGCACTTTGATGGAGAATTTTCTGCAAGAACAGAAAAAAACAGATACACAGCTGGAGGTCAGCTTAACAGAAGCGAAGACAATGGCATAAAGACAGAGAGCAATTCACTTGGCTATCTAAAATATGATCATTTCCTGTCAGAAAAATGGTTTGCATATGCTAATTCACTTTTTGAAAAGGATAAATTCAAGGACCTGAGCCTCAGATCTGCACTTGGTGTAGGTGTTGGTCATCAGTTTTTTGAAACACCGGAAACAAATCTCTCCATTGAATCAGGTTTAAATTATGTGAGTGATGATTATATTGTTGCCCCGGATAAATCATACTCTTCAGGCAGATGGGCAGTCAATTATGACAGGTTTTTTTACAACAAGGCATTCCAGTTTTTCCATTTCCATGAAGGTTTTGTAAGCCTTGAAGATACTGACGATATGTTTATTAAAAGCAGGACAGGTATCCGTGTTCCATTATATGAGCGTTTCAATCTTACCCTGCAATACAATATTGATTGGGAAAAAAGCCCGTCACCAGGAAGAGAAAAAACCGATAAGGCCCTGATGTTTACACTGGGGTATCAGTTTGGAAATTAA
- a CDS encoding type II toxin-antitoxin system RelE/ParE family toxin gives MKDLRSLHPDIKKKIKSALKMISEDPCVGKALKDELEGLKSYRVKRFRIIYQIEKDKEINIVAVGPRANIYEETYGLLKIKQKKDKDVWWRTIFQLELIKENAVSPINIIV, from the coding sequence GTGAAGGACTTACGTTCTTTGCACCCGGATATTAAAAAGAAAATAAAAAGCGCACTCAAAATGATCTCAGAAGACCCTTGCGTAGGAAAGGCCTTAAAGGATGAACTTGAAGGATTAAAAAGTTATCGGGTGAAGAGATTCAGGATTATTTATCAGATAGAAAAAGATAAAGAGATAAATATAGTAGCCGTCGGTCCCAGGGCAAATATTTATGAGGAGACCTACGGGTTGTTAAAAATAAAACAAAAAAAAGACAAGGATGTCTGGTGGCGTACCATATTTCAACTTGAGCTAATAAAAGAAAATGCTGTAAGTCCAATCAATATTATTGTATAA